The following are encoded together in the Parabacteroides chongii genome:
- a CDS encoding DUF5107 domain-containing protein codes for MNSKLLSALLLCATPLLGQEVHMKSVTEKIPTYQIGAPEIDPIFFTGRVYQGAEGYIYPYPLYDVLTEKQVEQDYNVLRLDNQYVDIAILPEIGGRIFAASDKTNDYPFFYTQTGVKPALIGMLGAWLSGGVEWNIPDHHRASSYMPINWTMKENEDGSKTIWVGETELRHRLKWSVGVSVYPNRSWVEAKIKVINPTPMIQSMLYWANVSVHCNDQYQVIFPPDVQFGADHHKVYFTDWPVGEANLGSGENADLSWWKNFTGNSRSIFAWGSEMSFLAGYDYGKDAGTVHVANRHVVPGKKFFLWGNNANGEMWNKILSDKDGHYLELMVGGYSDNQPDYSWINPGEIREFSQIWYPIKGIKGVKNATEDAAVNFEPEQGNNYRIGYCATTAYKNARVIVKYKDQTLMDKQIDIDPDNYFLDKVSVPDISDPSALYTALYDTEGNLLVDYRPIVKEEKPLPKVIDGTRPVKEYKTNEELYLAGLRVDQFNNARLDYMDFYNEALLRDSMDARVNIEVGKHYIRQGKWDKAEQHLLRAQARLSHDYTTVKNTEALYYLGYVYQMTGNIGKATDAYWAATWTPEYKHRSFYELAVLAVKDKDYKRAMDMITQSLYVGGRDLQALTLKAYILRMQGKKAEAQETIRYIQQIDPLDYWSAAEASLSASQGASFLKTGTNHNSKGIIAVQELLEVVTNYMTIGATKDALALLDGAIAIGEPYASYPLMYYYKAYNLQKENNQAEATSCMEKAKQLSPLNNYPFRLEEIGMFEDLLKTSPDDPYLQYHLGNLLYYLGQKESGLDHWKLSADLNPSFAIACRNVGFGYGRLNELDNAIKYYDLAIQANPNDPLLLTESDKICEQANIAEAQRLKRLEAHLKTVMKHDDAVMRLLTLYNAAGQYDKAIKILDNRHFHLWEGGGQVHDIYVDSHMLKGMKLLKGKRYKEAIREFDLANQYPVNLEVAPSPGGGYEAKVYYLSGVAYEAMNQADKARECFEKSADTEFRNRLTDLNYYKVKSLRKLNKNKEADAALSEIQKSLERMQKNLMDSYAKFGEANQNVQQSNILYYSGLIHLLENKPAAANAEFKQAIELYPGNIWAKLMNEEAFRL; via the coding sequence ATGAATTCTAAACTTCTATCAGCATTATTGTTATGTGCAACTCCTCTTTTAGGCCAAGAGGTTCACATGAAGTCTGTAACAGAGAAAATTCCGACCTACCAGATCGGTGCCCCGGAAATCGATCCTATCTTCTTTACCGGTCGTGTTTATCAAGGAGCGGAAGGATATATTTATCCTTATCCCCTTTACGATGTCCTGACGGAAAAGCAAGTCGAGCAGGATTACAATGTACTCCGGCTGGACAATCAGTATGTCGACATCGCCATTCTTCCCGAGATCGGCGGCCGTATCTTTGCCGCCTCCGACAAAACCAACGATTATCCTTTCTTTTATACACAAACGGGCGTAAAACCGGCATTGATCGGCATGTTAGGAGCCTGGCTTTCGGGAGGTGTCGAATGGAATATCCCCGACCATCACCGTGCCAGCAGTTACATGCCTATCAACTGGACAATGAAAGAAAATGAAGACGGAAGCAAGACAATCTGGGTGGGAGAGACGGAATTACGTCACCGGCTGAAATGGTCGGTAGGTGTATCGGTATATCCCAACCGTTCCTGGGTGGAAGCAAAAATCAAAGTGATCAACCCGACCCCAATGATCCAGTCGATGTTGTACTGGGCTAATGTATCCGTTCATTGTAATGATCAGTATCAGGTCATCTTCCCGCCTGATGTACAATTCGGAGCCGATCACCATAAAGTCTATTTCACCGACTGGCCAGTCGGAGAAGCCAACCTCGGCAGTGGAGAAAATGCCGATTTATCCTGGTGGAAAAACTTTACGGGAAACTCCCGCTCTATTTTTGCCTGGGGAAGCGAAATGTCTTTCCTTGCCGGATATGACTATGGAAAAGATGCAGGAACAGTACATGTAGCCAACCGCCATGTCGTACCCGGAAAGAAGTTCTTCTTATGGGGAAACAACGCGAACGGCGAAATGTGGAACAAAATATTATCTGATAAAGATGGCCATTACCTGGAACTGATGGTAGGTGGCTACTCAGACAACCAACCGGATTACAGCTGGATCAATCCGGGAGAAATCCGCGAATTCAGCCAAATATGGTACCCGATCAAAGGAATCAAAGGGGTGAAGAATGCAACGGAAGATGCAGCTGTCAACTTTGAACCGGAACAGGGTAATAACTATCGGATCGGTTATTGTGCGACCACCGCATACAAGAACGCACGGGTAATTGTAAAATATAAAGATCAAACATTAATGGACAAACAGATCGACATCGACCCGGATAATTACTTCCTGGATAAAGTATCTGTACCCGATATTTCCGATCCGTCAGCCCTGTACACGGCTCTTTATGATACCGAGGGCAACCTGCTGGTCGATTATCGTCCGATCGTGAAGGAAGAAAAACCATTACCGAAAGTTATCGACGGCACCCGCCCGGTCAAAGAATATAAGACAAACGAAGAGCTTTACCTGGCCGGACTCCGTGTCGACCAGTTCAACAATGCCCGCCTGGATTATATGGACTTCTACAACGAAGCCCTGTTGCGCGACTCGATGGATGCACGCGTCAATATAGAAGTCGGGAAACATTATATCCGGCAGGGGAAATGGGACAAGGCTGAACAACATCTGCTACGCGCCCAGGCCCGTCTGTCGCACGACTACACAACGGTGAAAAACACGGAAGCACTTTATTATCTCGGTTATGTATATCAGATGACCGGCAATATAGGCAAAGCGACCGACGCTTACTGGGCTGCTACCTGGACTCCCGAATACAAACATCGTTCCTTCTATGAACTGGCAGTCCTGGCTGTGAAAGACAAGGATTACAAACGAGCAATGGATATGATCACCCAGTCGCTTTACGTAGGTGGACGCGATCTGCAGGCACTTACCCTGAAGGCCTATATTCTCCGGATGCAGGGGAAGAAAGCCGAAGCGCAGGAAACCATCCGTTATATCCAGCAGATCGACCCGCTGGATTACTGGAGTGCCGCCGAAGCCAGCTTGTCCGCCTCACAAGGTGCTTCTTTCCTGAAAACAGGAACGAATCACAATAGCAAAGGCATTATTGCCGTTCAGGAGCTATTGGAGGTAGTAACCAATTACATGACTATCGGAGCGACCAAAGATGCCTTGGCATTGTTGGATGGTGCCATTGCCATAGGCGAACCTTATGCCTCTTATCCGTTAATGTATTATTACAAAGCCTATAATCTGCAGAAAGAAAACAATCAAGCAGAGGCTACAAGTTGTATGGAAAAGGCTAAACAGCTCTCCCCGCTGAATAATTATCCTTTCCGCCTGGAAGAGATCGGTATGTTTGAAGATTTGTTGAAAACAAGCCCGGACGATCCGTATCTTCAGTATCACTTAGGAAATTTACTTTACTATCTGGGGCAAAAAGAAAGCGGTCTGGATCATTGGAAACTTTCGGCAGACCTCAACCCTTCGTTCGCCATTGCTTGCCGGAATGTCGGATTCGGTTACGGGCGTTTGAACGAGCTGGATAATGCCATAAAATATTATGACCTGGCAATCCAGGCGAACCCGAACGATCCTCTTCTGTTGACAGAATCGGATAAAATCTGTGAACAAGCCAACATTGCAGAAGCACAACGGTTGAAACGCTTGGAAGCACATCTGAAAACAGTCATGAAGCATGATGATGCCGTCATGCGTCTGCTCACATTATACAACGCAGCCGGTCAGTACGACAAAGCGATAAAGATTCTCGACAACCGGCATTTCCATCTGTGGGAAGGCGGCGGACAGGTTCACGACATCTATGTGGATTCGCATATGCTGAAAGGTATGAAACTCCTGAAAGGCAAACGCTATAAAGAAGCTATCCGCGAATTCGACCTGGCCAACCAATATCCGGTCAATCTCGAAGTAGCTCCTTCACCTGGAGGCGGATATGAAGCAAAAGTTTATTACTTGTCCGGAGTAGCCTACGAAGCTATGAATCAGGCAGACAAGGCTCGGGAATGCTTTGAGAAGTCAGCCGATACAGAATTCAGGAATCGTCTGACAGACTTGAATTACTACAAAGTGAAATCTCTCAGGAAGCTGAATAAGAACAAAGAAGCAGACGCAGCCCTGTCGGAGATACAAAAAAGCCTGGAACGTATGCAGAAAAACCTGATGGACTCGTATGCCAAGTTCGGAGAAGCGAATCAGAACGTACAGCAAAGTAATATCCTGTATTATTCGGGGTTGATACATCTGTTAGAAAATAAGCCGGCTGCAGCAAACGCCGAATTCAAGCAGGCCATCGAACTATATCCCGGAAATATATGGGCTAAACTGATGAACGAGGAGGCTTTCCGGTTATAA